A single window of Salmo trutta unplaced genomic scaffold, fSalTru1.1, whole genome shotgun sequence DNA harbors:
- the LOC115186564 gene encoding zinc finger protein 2 homolog, producing GKRFTTSGSLTLHQRTHTGEKSYSCGQCGKSFGQSSDLTVHQRIHTGQKPYSCDQCGKSFVQSGQLTLHQRTHTGEKPYSCDQCGKSFGRSCHLTQHQRIHTGEKSYSCDQCGKSFGQSGQLTQHQRTHTGEKPYSCDQCGKSFGRSCHLTQHQGTHTGEKSYSCGQCGKSFGQSGQLTLHQRTHTGEKPYSCGQCGKSFSASSSLTLHQRTHTGEKSYSCDHCGQCGKSFGQSCHLVSHQRTHTGEKPYICDQCGKSFSQSETLRVHQRIHTGENPYSCDQCGKSFTTSSSLTLHQRTHTGEKPYNCDQCGKSFGRSGHLVSHQRIHTGEKPYICDQCGKSFGRSGHLVSHQRIHTGEKSYSCDQCGKSFGQSGVLTVHQRI from the exons gggaagagatttactacatctggctctctgactttacaccagagaacacacacaggagagaaatcttatagctgtggtcaatgtgggaagagttttggtcaatctagcgatctgacagtgcaccagagaatacatacaggacagAAACCCTATagttgtgatcaatgtgggaagagttttgttcaatctggccagctgacattacaccagagaacacacacaggagagaaaccttatagctgtgatcaatgtgggaagagttttggtcgatcttgccatctgactcaacaccagagaatacacacaggagagaaatcttatagctgtgatcaatgtgggaagagttttggtcaatctggccagctgactcaacaccagagaacacacacaggagagaaaccctatagctgtgatcaatgtgggaagagttttggtcgatcttgccatctgactcaacaccagggaacacacacaggagagaaatcttatagctgtggtcaatgtgggaagagttttggtcaatctggccagctgacattacaccaaagaacacacactggagagaaaccttatagttgtggtcaatgtgggaagagtttttctgcatctagcagtctgacgctacaccagagaacacacacaggagagaaatcttatagctgtgatca ctgtggtcaatgtgggaagagttttggtcaatcttgccatctggtatcacaccagagaacacacacaggagagaaaccttatatctgtgatcaatgtgggaagagttttagtcaatctgAAACTCTGagagtgcaccagagaatacacacaggagagaatccttatagctgtgatcaatgtgggaagagttttactacatctagcagtctgactctacaccagagaacacacacaggagagaaaccttataactgtgatcaatgtgggaagagttttggtcgatctggccatctggtatcacaccagagaatacacacaggagagaaaccttatatctgtgatcaatgtgggaagagttttggtcgttctggccatctggtatcacaccagagaatacacacaggagagaaatcttatagctgtgatcaatgtgggaagagttttggtcaatctggagtgctgacagtgcaccagagaata
- the LOC115186468 gene encoding uncharacterized protein LOC115186468 yields the protein MMLGARQKIKEESDKVSVVGSGVPGREGRAATAIDELESHMAGVKLSVSKMAELAGFPSLRSRADVTATGISTSPGAEMAGPAYVNRDGGGLLPLATVAAKLPKFNGQGKWEVFFTQFELLAAAGRWSDETKALQLALSLAEEASECLLTLAPDERGDYGALVEALGGRFGSDAQPNMLRIELSNKKRLQGESLKALASGILSLTRRAYATMPIGVQDELARDSFIRALSSTELGKHVQMADPPSLRAAVEIARKRELIWGEGVRVEVASQPEVRAAVAGVPGVTKPEWADELCGLVKTASLVMERGSRQRRSGAARTHPPAPKPTVSKRGTQQRRQEGGDLLPQGVAAAVFPSPVVVVGRTTVGDFCNVIVKVEGVECLALVDTGSTVTLVRPDILPVGVRVEPTLVQLRTVTGELAPMLGKCQLSVTVGGRTVGCPAWVAAVQDPCILGMDFLKNCGAQLDLASGTLRLSGGPTVGMSTSGGPAGGRAVPPSSSKLAETPPVIPAAPLVVVPFQQLSPAATAFTPHHGASTGSSVAQNTLAPSPHQPDGGKEEAIDAVEAVWLKNCQGLDEGQQRQLKQLLLDFKDSFAWGEDEVGQTHLVQHEIDTGDARPIKIRPRRIPLARREAADTAIVDMLRADFIEPSDSPWSAPVVMVPKKGGKLRFCVDYRGLNSITTKDSYPLPRIDESLDHVRGSSWFSSLDLRSGYWQVPLSPGAREKTAFSTDRGHWQFKVLCFGLCNAPATFERLMDRVLAGVPRDECVVYLDDILVHGTSFEGALGAIRRVLERISGAGLKLHPGKCHFMQRKVAFLGHQL from the exons ATGATGCTTGGGGCGAGGCAGAAAATTAAGGAAGAGTCGGACAAAGTGTCCGTTGTGGGCTCGGGGGTACCCGGTCGGGAGGGTCGGGCGGCGACAGCCATAGATGAGCTGGAGAGCCACATGGCGGGAGTTAAATTGTCAGTCAGCAAGATGGCAGAACTGGCgggttttccttcactccgctCGAGAGCAGACGTCACGGCGACGGGGATATCGACGTCACCGGGTGCGGAAATGGCGGGGCCTGCGTATGTAAACAGAGATGGCGGCGGCCTATTGCCATTAGCCACGGTAGCGGCTAAACTACCAAAGTTCAATGGACAAGGTAAATGGGAAGTTTTTTTCACTCAATTCGAGTTGTTGGCTGCAGCCGGGAGGTGGTCTGACGAGACGAAAGCGTTACAGCTTGCCCTGAGCCTGGCAGAGGAGGCGTCGGAATGCCTGTTAACGCTAGCCCCGGACGAGAGGGGCGACTACGGTGCGCTAGTGGAGGCATTGGGGGGCCGTTTCGGCAGCGACGCGCAGCCCAACATGCTGCGGATTGAACTGAGTAACAAAAAGAGACTTCAGGGGGAATCATTAAAGGCGTTGGCAAGTGGTATTCTGAGCCTGACCAGGCGGGCTTATGCAACTATGCCGATTGGGGTGCAAGACGAGCTGGCACGGGACAGTTTTATTAGAGCGCTCTCTTCCACCGAACTGGGTAAGCATGTTCAGATGGCGGACCCACCATCTCTGCGGGCTGCAGTGGAGATAGCCAGGAAGAGGGAGCTGATCtggggggagggagtgagagtggaAGTCGCCAGTCAACCAGAGGTGAGAGCAGCGGTGGCTGGGGTGCCAGGGGTCACGAAACCAGAGTGGGCCGACGAGTTGTGCGGGCTAGTCAAGACTGCTTCGCTTGTCATGGAGAGGGGCTCCAGGCAGCGTCGCAGT GGGGCAGCGCGGACCCACCCCCCCGCCCCCAAACCCACTGTAAGCAAAAGAGGTACCCAGCAGCGCAGACAAGAGGGTGGGGACCTGCTCCCCCAGGGTGTAGCTGCCGCCGTGTTTCCTAGTCCGGTAGTTGTGGTGGGACGTACCACCGTTGGGGACTTCTGTAATGTCATCGTCAAGGTGGAGGGGGTGGAATGTTTGGCCCTGGTCGACACGGGCTCTACAGTAACCCTGGTGAGACCAGACATACTACCTGTTGGGGTGCGGGTGGAGCCGACCCTTGTCCAGCTACGGACTGTCACGGGGGAGCTAGCCCCCATGTTAGGGAAGTGTCAGCTATCTGTGACTGTGGGGGGGAGAACTGTGGGGTGTCCGGCATGGGTAGCAGCGGTGCAGGACCCCTGTATACTGGGAATGGACTTTTTGAAAAACTGTGGGGCTCAGTTGGACTTAGCGTCGGGCACTTTGAGGCTGTCGGGGGGGCCCACAGTGGGAATGTCGACTTCGGGAGGGCCAGCAGGGGGCAGGGCTGTCCCTCCGTCTTCCTCCAAGCTTGCAGAAACTCCACCGGTCATCCCGGCTGCTCCCTTGGTCGTTGTGCCATTCCAGCAGCTGTCTCCGGCGGCGACGGCCTTCACTCCCCATCATGGTGCAAGCACAGGCAGCTCAGTAGCCCAAAACACACTGGCTCCTTCACCCCATCAGCCCGACGGGGGGAAGGAGGAAGCTATAGACGCCGTTGAGGCTGTGTGGCTGAAGAACTGTCAGGGTCTGGATGAGGGACAACAGAGACAGTTAAAGCAGCTGCTGTTGGACTTTAAAGATAGCTTCGCTTGGGGGGAAGATGAGGTAGGACAAACGCACCTAGTTCAGCACGAAATAGACACTGGGGACGCCCGACCCATTAAAATTCGGCCCCGTCGTATTCCCCTTGCCAGGAGGGAAGCAGCAGACACAGCTATTGTTGACATGTTGCGGGCTGATTTCATTGAGCCATCAGATAGCCCATGGTCCGCGCCGGTCGTCATGGTGCCTAAGAAAGGGGGTAAACTTAGGTTTTGTGTTGACTACAGGGGCCTAAATTCTATCACCACTAAAGACTCTTATCCCCTACCGAGGATTGATGAGTCGCTAGACCACGTGAGAGGGTCCTCGTGGTTCTCCTCCCTTGATCTGcgcagtggctactggcaggtgcccctctcGCCAGGGGCACGTGAAAAAACGGCCTTCTCCACAGATAGGGGCCATTGGCAGTTCAAGGTGCTGTGCTTCGGGCTCTGTAATGCTCCTGCCACCTTTGAGAGGCTCATGGACAGAGTGCTGGCGGGGGTTCCGAGAgacgagtgtgttgtgtacctagaCGACATATTGGTGCACGGCACATCGTTTGAGGGGGCACTGGGGGCAATTCGGCGAGTGTTGGAGAGGATCTCGGGGGCAGGGCTAAAATTGCATCCGGGAAAGTGCCATTTTATGCAAAGGAAGGTGGCGTTCCTGGGGCATCAGCTG
- the LOC115186565 gene encoding zinc finger protein 180-like gives SYSCGQCGKRFTQSTSLISHHRTHTGEKPYSCGQCGKSFGRSGHLVSHQRTHTGEKPYICDQCGKSFGRAGHLVSHQRTHTGEKPYNCDQCGKSFGRSGHLVSHQRTHTGEKPYICDQCGKSFSQSETLRVHQRIHTGEKSYSCDHCRKSFTTSGSLTVHQRTHTGEKPYSCGQCGKSFISSGQLTLHQRTHTGEKPYSCDQCGKSFVSSGQLTLHQRTHTGEKPYNCDQCGKSFVSSSQLTIHQRTHT, from the coding sequence tcttatagctgtggtcaatgtgggaagaggtttactcagtcaaccagcctgatatcacaccacagaacacatacaggagaaaaaccttatagctgtggtcaatgtgggaagagttttggtcgatctggccatctggtatcacaccagagaacacacacaggagagaaaccttatatctgtgatcaatgtgggaagagttttggtcgagctggccatctggtatcacaccagagaacacacacaggagagaaaccttataactgtgatcaatgtgggaagagttttggtcgatctggccatctggtatcacaccagagaacacacacaggagagaaaccttatatctgtgatcaatgtgggaagagttttagtcaatctgAAACTCTGagagtgcaccagagaatacacacaggagagaaatcttatagctgtgatcattgtaggaagagttttactacatctggctctctgactgtacaccagagaacacacacaggagagaaaccttatagctgtggtcaatgtgggaagagttttatttcatctggccagctgactttacaccagagaacacacacaggagagaaaccttatagctgtgatcaatgtgggaagagttttgtttcatctggccagctgactttacaccagagaacacacacaggagagaaaccttataactgtgatcaatgtgggaagagttttgtttcatctagccagctgactatacaccagagaacacacaca